The following is a genomic window from Solanum lycopersicum chromosome 6, SLM_r2.1.
GAAGAAAACAAAAGTATTGACAACAAAAGTAAAGGAAACAACAATAGTGATAAAATTTACGAATAGGATAATGGTGAAATAATTTCTGTTTGCCCAAAGTATATAAGTTGCAGTCTGTACATGCTGGCATATTAGATACCCTTCTATGATATCCACATGTGATACTACTCAGAAGAATTCAGAGTTGAGGTTCTACTGGTGTTGTGGTCCAATATTTCTTCTCACCAATTACTACTCAGTAACAGTGttatatttgttgaaaaatatattatctgaATAATACTTCTTAAATCTAGTTTACGTTTGAAGTGTTTATATCAATAGTCTTTGCTTACAATTGGAAAGAAACATGAAATGCTTTGAAGGAGAGTCCACTTCCAGTCCTTTCGTTTTTCAGTCCTACAATCAAAGCAAATTGTCTTTTGAATCTTTTCTGCTGAAGAATAGTGAATGCtgtaaatgatataaatttGTTGATCGACTTCATTAGCTCCTTCAATTTTATCTAAGGAGTTAATCCTGTTTTTGTACTGTTTCTTGTATCCCCCTGGATGCAATGAACTCAATTACTTTATCCGAAAAGAAAAAATGTCTGTTGCTTATGTTTAAAAGGCAGGCAGTTATTACAGAGACATATGGTGCACATGGGTGTAATGTTGGTGAAGACGGCGGTTTTACTCCCAACATCTCAAGGCAAGTTTTGacgtctttattttatgtttcacAATGAAATTATTGACCCTGAATACTGCATTTGCAGCTTAAGAGATGGCTTGGACCTTGTTCAAAAGGCTATTGGGAGAACAGGATACAATGAGAAAATAAAGATAGCAATTGGTGTTGCGGCCACTGAGTTTTGTATAGGTGATATATTTGCTTTAGTTCAAATTTTTGTTGATTGTAGATTAGTATAATcatatgatattttttcttaGATAGCTTGGAAAGTCTTCAGTTGATAATGCATTAAATCCATGCTCACATTCATGAAATACGTCTTTTTGGTTGtgtgatttatttatatttttagatgaaGTAATTAATTCATTCATAGCATCCAGAAGATGCAAATAGTTATGTGTGAGATATTTATATTCTCATTACTAACAAACTGACTTGTGGTGTTTCAAATGTAGGTACAAAATATGACTTAGATTTTAAAACTCCAAATAAATCTggacaaaattttaaatcagGACAGGATATGATTGATATGTACAAAGAACTGTGCGCAGGTACTTGCTATTCATTGATTCTGTGATGTGAGCTTTCTGTTAGTCATCATATTCTCATCATTTCTTATTCCTTTTCTCTCCCTATAGACTACCCCATTGTATCAATTGAAGATCCATTTGACAAGGAGGACTGGGAGCATGTCAAGTACTTTTCTAGTCTTGGAATATGCCAGGTTTGTCTGGATTCTTCCTGGCGATTTGCTCACGTGATTAACATCAGCCTTGATGAGCTTCCACCCATACACATACATTTATAATGAACCTTCCTATTTGCTTAAAGTCCTGTCATATTTATCGTGTGTCCCATCATGTGTCAAACATGAATTGCTTGCTGCAGGTGGTTGGAGGCGACTTAATAATGTCAAATCCTAAACGGATCGAGAGAGCCATACAAGAGAACTCATGCAATGCTCTTCTTCTCAAGGTACCTACCGACATTTGCTGGTACTCTGCATCTTTCTTTGAAACAAACTTTTGTCCTTGGTCAGCGCCTCATTGGTCATCGTGCACCAGTAGACCTCTTTCTCTCTATCCTGAAAGAGAGATGGTCATAATTCAAGAGAGAGAGGTTCCTGGTTCAGACTGTTGACTGATCAAGGGCAAATATTATTCCTCTCTCCATGGCATAGGTACAACTAGCAAGAAAAAAGGAGCATATGATGAAGATTTCCCACTCAAAAAGAGTGAAAGCAATAACATATGTGGCAAATATGTCAATTTGATgcacaaaaggaaaaaaagcaTCCTTTATAAAAGAGCTTTCTTGAGATATATCCTTGCTTTAAAAATGGATAAGCCATATCACATAGATTGTTGGTTGAAGAGATTAAATCTTTATTTTGTGAAGGGACACCGACTTCTCGTGATAATACTGAAAGCAGTTGATTTATTATAACAGAAGAAATATAGATCTttccaaatatattttcttctaacctatCAATTGTATCTGCAAAAGAGGATATGCTGGCAACTCAACACTTCATATGATCATTCAGGATTTTGTGTGGTTTGACTTTATTCTGGATTGAACTAGACTTTCAGCATCTTATGTATGTACAGTTGCAGAAACACAGACTCGATGTAGCATTTTAATTGTTTAGCCTGCAGtatgatttagagttggatTAGTTCTTGAATGTGTAATTAGATGTCTGGACAAGCTTATACCTAGGTTAGTGATCCAACATTACAAGACTTCCATTTTAGTTTACGTTCTATCTCAAAAACATAACTCATCTTTGAACCCACCCTCATCATCCTATCTACAGTGGATCAGATTAccaactcccccccccccccccccccaaaaaaaaaaaatggggaCTCAATAAGCAGAGTAATCCTGACCTTTACCCGACATCCCACAGTGGGACCATTGCAGGTTGCACTCAGTAGCTCTGTTAACGTTTTGCTCCTCATTAGTTAACATTCAGTTCTTTGTGTTTACTGCTTTTCTCTAATGAGACGTACAACTCTCGGGCCCTTGTTTCATCATGACCACAATTGGTGGCAAGAATCCCTGAAGGCTTTACATGCCATTGGAGATTGCTCTACTGTTTATAATTTGTGGCTGCTCTGGAGAACTTGTTCCTCCACAACTGTCAAGGTCAATGTGATGGCAAAAATGTCTAAACAACATTTGCACTATTTTAACTTCCGAACCACTGCCTTATATTTGTGATCCTAGTAAAATATGCCATTTTGATTACTTCCAGGGATTCTGATACTTTCTTGACTATTAGGTCCTCAGATTTCTTTGTAAATTCTCCTTGATAGCATCATAAATCCTTTTGTGGAATTGGACAGTATCCTTTCCTTTTATAGCTTAAACCTATTGAATAGATATGAGTCTCCATATCATCTGGAAATATCAGTTACATATGTTACTGATGTAAAAATACTGTCTGATGGCATGGGTTGGCTGGGATACAGGTTAATCAGATTGGTACAGTGACGGAAGCCATTGAAGTTGTCAAGATGGCCAAGGATGCCCAATGGGGGGTTGTGATATCTCAAAGACTTGGTGAAACTGAAGACAGTTTCATATCTGATTTATCTGTTGGCTTAGCTACTAGTCAAATTAAAGCTGGTGCCCCTTGCCGAGGAGAACGACTTGCAAAGTACAACCAGGTATTTTGCTAGCCTATCTATGCTGAATTTATGAACTGCTTTCAACTTTTATAGGTTTATTCTTCCCTTTAATGGCACATCATTCAGCTCTGCCATGCTCTTATTGTGCTTCGACTCTTCAAAGGATTCATCttctgttttttcctttttccctaTTTCTAATTTGTAAGACTTATTGTTTATTTTGCAGTTGCTTagaattgaagaagagcttggTGATCAAGCAGTTTATACTGGTGAAAAGTGGAGGAACTGATCTTTTTTTCATCAGAATTCTGGTTTTGGACCATTCCATTTAGCAGTGGCACTATCTCTTTCAGTTTGCAGCACAACAACTACAGTTCTGAACATTCTTCCCACTGTGCATTACACTTGAAAATGCTACAGTGTCTTCTAGCTTTGTACTAATGATTGCGGTTTGCGAGATGAGCTTGTTTGTTCTATGTACTAGTATTTACATCTAAATTTTTTCTGTATCTAGGTACATTTGTAGATCAACTTGAAGAgcaatcataaattaatttagctttTTTGCAACTTATCAGTTGTTTTGATCTTACAAGCATAAAGGGTAATTTGGCCTTTGCATATTGCACGTTTCTATTAGCTTTGTAACACATGAAATGTGAGACCAATGCAggtaaaatttcataaagatggtcattattcaaaataacttGTTAGCCAAATATTTCATCTTTATTATAGAACAAAGAGTATAAGAATGGTTAAGTGTACTCCCCCCCTGCGGTAAGGCAGTGAGCTTAGGATTAGCCAGGTATAAATTCACAAATCTACTATTTAACAGCAACTAAGCATTTCAAATCCCCAATAGTGTTGATGCCAATTTCGTGTATACAATTGCATAACCAAAATTCCTCCACTCTTGCAGAGCagcattaaaaatacaaaatgctTTATGTAAATTCAACTACAAGGCATTCTAACATCACATGCAGATAAGAGAAGGAAAACCCCCAAAAGAGGAAAATACATGATTTCATTAGAcacaaatttgaaaatttgtcttGCCAGTCTAAGCTAAAGCTACATATTGCTTGCCTGAAAGACTCAAATGAGCTTACAccataagaaaacaaaaacataaaatcaaggCTTGGTTTCCTCTTCATCCTCTTCTATCTTAGGTGCCAGGTAATACCTTACATAACCCATCTCAGCAATCTTGTACTCAACAACAACAGGAAGCTCTGAAGACAAGCTGATGGTCACTGTGTTCGACAATGGAGATGCTTTTGTAAAGGAGTTCAAGTATCTTAGGGCAAATGTCAATGACACTGGTTCATTCATCTCTATAACAGTGGCTTCTTCAGGCTGCCAATTTAAAACAAAAGTCATACATCAGACACAAGAATTAATCAAGAACAATGAGCACATCAAGCAAAAACAATCTACCTTGTCAACAGTTGTATTTTGCCTGCAAACAATATTAGCAGTACCAATGTCACCTCTGGTTGAGAATTTCACACCTTCCTTAGTCACCGAAATAACAACTGCAACAATCAGTTGAAACAGAAGTTAATATATAATCACCATTAGAAACTTTACTAAAGCCACAGTTATCATGAGGCAAATTGCACCTGTATCTCCAATGCTGCTAAGGTCTTTGCAAATTCTACCAAACTCAGCAGAAGGCATTCTAACAATAGCATGGTACTCTGCTTCAGGAATCCCAAGATGCTCACTGTCAATGTCCATTAGCTTCATCTCAAAATCAGCAATCTTGTCTTGGGCTGCAATACATAATAGTTATGCAAATAAGTTAAAACTAGACCATAGTAACAGAGAGACTGAATccataatcaaaataaaatcaataaatctaTCATAAAAGACACGACTCAGTCCCAATTATACCAATTTCAAGCAAAATCAAGCTAGTTTAAATTATTCTATCGATCTATAGACAGTGAAGTAATCATTtctaaaattcataatttagaATCAAACACGATTCCAAACTACAAATTACTGTTCGCTTCAATTTTCCTCACATTTGACATGTTTAATAAGTAATCAAAAGCAAAAAAGTGTCAATATTTTGGGACCAGGAGGTATCAATTTCAACAATATATATAGCAGATGTTATAGTCTCTAGATCctatttataattatggaaACACATAAACTAGCTTCGGAACTTACTGGGGCTTTCAAACATGAAAGTGACGGTGTCACTGCCATCGTCAGCCTTGATGGTGATGATGTCATCATTTCCAGCACATTTGAGCATTTTCGCCATGTTAGTAAGGTTCATGCCCATTGAAATGTTCCGGTCACAACGATAGTGCTCAAAACCCTCAGATCGGAGCAGCAGCGCCACCAGAGCCACGTGACTGGAGTCCATGGCTTGCAGAGAGAATCCAGTGGCGGAACAATCAAAGTTCGCATCGTTCACCAGATCCTTAATCGATTCTAGAACTTTCTTCAGCAGACTTCCCTGAACAAGACGTAGTTCCAACATTTTGTCCTCTGCGGGAaactagggttagggttttgaaATGGGGAAGGAGGGAAAACAGAGGTGTCTGAATGAAAAATAGAGCGAAAATGAGTGGAGTAATGGGGTTAGGGTTTATATAGCTGCTGGAAAAGTGTGCTCGAGAATATAGGGCTCCCTATTGGCGGGAAATGAATTgtcagaaaataaaataagttcccgccattattttgattttgggcTACTTGAGCCCATAAATCAATTGGGCCTGCTTCGAGAAAGGCCTTGGGTTTTAATCTCTCAtattcaaatagaaaaaattacgCAACAAAATAGATTTATACTATTAAAATTACTTATCATAGTTataatttactataattatcactcgtaattaatattatacattaattacgtgaactaattttgagtttgtataatagtcacgtttgtatatgtataattcgccagaatatacaaatacatatgtataatatataattattcaacctatatatatacaattcacctctctcccctctcgctcgcctctctcctcacTCTCCCAATCTccctcacctctctcctcccttttccaatctcgcttgccctatatacaaatgtatatgtatagcatACATTTACACACacatacaattcacctctctcccactctctgccctgtctcgctcgcctctctccttcctctcctAGTCTCGCTCGCTTCTCTCTTTCTTCTCATTCTCTCActttgccatatatacaaatacatatgtataatatacaattactaAATGATATACATGTATATTTCACCTTTCTCTCACTCTCTCCCGGTCTCGCTTGTTTCTCTCCTCCGGTCTCGCTTGTttctctcctccatataacacatagttacgaattataattattaaactatAGTTATAGAGAGTAATTAGCTattttaaatgactatataCGAAAATTTCTCCATTTAAATATggatagaaacaattttttttttttttggtttggtaGAATAATGTGACAAATTCAAGTCCAATCAAAAAGGATTTCGTGTCCCTCATCTAGAAACTTCTTTACGCTACAGGTATATAGTAGAAAGCCTTTCCCAACCGAGTCATTTTATTTCGAGAGCCTTCGcaaattagagagagaaagagaagtatTTCGATCCTACGCTACCATAATCTCTTCACGGTGAGTCTTCTTTTTCCATCTCTTAATTCCTTTCTTCGATACGAATTAGCTAAAAAGCTGATGAGATTGTATGTCATTTGCGTTTGTGATCGGCATCAACGTTTGATTCAAATTGAATTTTCTATTACCTAAGCGGATTAGATGATTCTTCCGTTCATTTTTTGCCCAGAACATAGAGAACTAAACAGTCTCGGTCGATTTTTGGTTTATTGTGTATTTTTGTCTTTGAGttgatttgtgattttgttgttttgacATATAGCAATTAATGCTTTTCACACTGATCCTTTTGAATTCCAGTACATCCACGGGagcataaatatatatagatgtGTAAAGCGTTACCAGTGTTATAGATTTAAAGTCAGAATTAAAGCATAAAAGTGGAATTGGTTCAGTTCTATTATCcttatataaaagttttaagtACTTGATCCGCCTCTATTTTTATCAGTAGCTAATTGTTGTTGTCTGCTTGGTTTGACAAATTTCAAACTATGATCCTATCGCATAGTTTGTTATCCTTTAATCACCAAGGAGAACTTTACTTTCTACTTTTATGATTGCTGGGATTCTAGAAGCTAAAAGGTAAAGTAATAGAGGAGAATATAAGATGGGAATTAGGAAACCtttaatttaaatcaaaagataaATTGATGTTCCGTTATTGAAACGGAGTAGACAGAGTGAGGCAGAGTCGATTTAGAGGAATTATATTGTCTGCATCGGTTAgttttgtattgtttgacaAATCAGTGATCTTGATTTGATGGTTTTACTTACTATATATCTGCTGGGTTTGTGATAAAACACCCTGTTTTATCGTCTTTCTTCTCAATATTATTAGCCTAAGCTTACCATTCTGTTTGATGTTAACTGCAGATGTCGTACTCCAGGAGGTCAAGGTATTGTTGGTCTTAATATGGGTTTTATATGGTCATTATTCCTAGTCATGTTCAATATGACATTTATATTGCAGGTATTCTCGCTCACCTTCATACGATCGATATAGCAAGTCTGTCTCAAGGTCCAGATGTGTTTCAAGGAGTCGGTCAAGGTACATGTTGGCAATGTTCTATTAATATGGTGGTAATTAGAGTTCATgttatttaactttattataatGGCAGGAGCTGTGATTCAAGTGATGTTGAGAACCCAGGGAACAATTTGTATGTGACTGGTCTCTCAACCCGCGTTAAGGAGCGAGATATTGAGAAGCATTTTTCTGCTGAGGGGAAGGTATGTTTGTTGCTTCTTCAGATTGCCTTCCCGTTCTCTGTAGTCAGTTCATTTAGGTCTTTTGCACTttattcaaaagaaaagaactcCGTAGGATTTGCTCCCATGTGCGTTCACATTGTCGAGGATATCAACCTCATTAAATGCTTTTTTCTCTGGTTAGGTTGAAGATGTTCGTCTTGTTTTAGACCCATGGACCCACGAATCTCGTGGGTTTGGTTTCGTGACGATGTCCAGCGTTGAGGAGGCTGATCGCTGCATCAAGTCTCTGAATCGCTCAATACTTGAAGGCAGAGTTATCACCGTGGAGAAGGTagaatttattgaatatttgcTCAGTTTTGTTGAATCTTATGTTTGCAATTTTCGCTGGTATCAGCTCTCAGTTGTATCAATATCTTATATTTGCTTCAGTAATTTGATCAGTTTGAAAGTTGTTTGCTTGTTTCGCCTGAGTTTCTTTGGCAGCAAGGTAGCTGTGTGTAGCAGCTCTTCACCAAAGTCCaaataacaaatcaaaacaCATCAAGCAAACAGACTGTCAACCAGAGGGTTGTAgccttcatttttctttattcagcTGCGCCCTTGTTGctattgttcattttctattgGTTACTTATATCGTGATATTGTTATATTGCATCAACCTGCCAGAGTCTAGATTTGCTGTCTGACAATTGTATCCTATGCAGGCCAGGAGGAGAAGAGGTAGAACACCTACTCCAGGAAAATATTTGGGGCTTAGAACTGTTCGCGGTATGATATTGTATCCTTTCCTAAGCAATAAT
Proteins encoded in this region:
- the LOC101262427 gene encoding cytosolic enolase 3, translated to MSVQEYLDKHLLSRRIEDAVNAAVRAKTSDPVLFISNHMRKAVPSVITKVKARQILDSRGIPTVEVDLHTNKGLFRASAPSGASSGMYEAIELRDGEKGTYLGNSVNRAVKNINEKISVALVGMDPTLQSQIDQVMIDLDKTENKSELGANAILAVSIAACKAGAAEKEVSLHKHIADLSGQTSPLLPVPVFTLISGGKHGGNNLAIQEIMILPVGSNTFEEALQMGSETYHHLKAVITETYGAHGCNVGEDGGFTPNISSLRDGLDLVQKAIGRTGYNEKIKIAIGVAATEFCIGTKYDLDFKTPNKSGQNFKSGQDMIDMYKELCADYPIVSIEDPFDKEDWEHVKYFSSLGICQVVGGDLIMSNPKRIERAIQENSCNALLLKVNQIGTVTEAIEVVKMAKDAQWGVVISQRLGETEDSFISDLSVGLATSQIKAGAPCRGERLAKYNQLLRIEEELGDQAVYTGEKWRN
- the PCNA gene encoding proliferating cell nuclear antigen produces the protein MLELRLVQGSLLKKVLESIKDLVNDANFDCSATGFSLQAMDSSHVALVALLLRSEGFEHYRCDRNISMGMNLTNMAKMLKCAGNDDIITIKADDGSDTVTFMFESPTQDKIADFEMKLMDIDSEHLGIPEAEYHAIVRMPSAEFGRICKDLSSIGDTVVISVTKEGVKFSTRGDIGTANIVCRQNTTVDKPEEATVIEMNEPVSLTFALRYLNSFTKASPLSNTVTISLSSELPVVVEYKIAEMGYVRYYLAPKIEEDEEETKP